A genomic segment from Colletotrichum higginsianum IMI 349063 chromosome 5, whole genome shotgun sequence encodes:
- a CDS encoding KH domain-containing protein, with protein sequence MADPSRDISSILAALGAAQRGTSSTPTQAQPGMPPGYPPPPGGQAPPSYPPMPQQSAPPYGGGGGYPGLPQPSSSGSLDLSSIRPVNSGTVSIADAIAQAKAFAAEKGVTSYDRPLVYSNEAPRGPDSRGYSRTSRSRSPSNRRDQFRDNFNPYRDERRGDDRPAPRDFSQGRDRSYSPGPRGGHTFSPRNSSARERSPLRGSGGGGDDNAETIQIESSLVGLIIGRQGENLRRIESESNCRVQFLPSSDNGPFRQCKITGPRARRSEVKEAINRIIDDSGMGAINRGAANPKGPPPRDHRAGPPGGPGVGAGAGAGAGAGAAALRDGEDCMQIMVPDRTVGLIIGRGGETIRDLQERSGCHINIVGESKSVNGLRPVNLIGSRESAAQAKDLIMEIVDSDSRNEGQPAAPAKKPPRQDGGHQRDAGPAGGGDKVHDAIYVPSEAVGMIIGKGGETIRDMQNGTGCKINVAQSSGPGEVQREIALIGSRDSIARAKQAIEEKVDAVRQKNSGGGGGGGGGGGRGRQNQDYDRSYSQQASNPPASGSTNQPAAQAPAGADGADPYAQYGGYQNYLALWYQSLVYQQQQGGAAGQPGSQPPPGSS encoded by the exons ATGGCCGACCCATCCCGCGACATCAGTTCCATCCTCGCGgccctag GCGCCGCACAAAGAGGCacatcatcgacgccgaccCAGGCACAGCCCGGCATGCCTCCTGGCtaccctcctccccccggcGGTCAGGCGCCCCCCTCATACCCCCCGATGCCTCAGCAGAGCGCTCCGCCCtacggcggtggtggcggctACCCAGGTCTGCCTCAGCCTTCGTCTAGCGGCAGCTTGGATCTCAGCTCCATCCGTCCTGTCAACTCTGGCACTGTCAGCATCGCGGACGCCATCGCGCAAGCTAAGGCCTTTGCTGCGGAAAAGGGCGTGACCTCGTATGACCGACCCCTTGTCTACTCCAACGAAGCCCCTCGCGGCCCGGACTCTCGCGGCTACAGCAGGACCTCACGCTCGCGTTCCCCCTCCAACCGTCGCGACCAGTTCCGCGACAACTTCAACCCCTACCGAGACGAGCGCCGAGGCGATGATCGCCCTGCTCCGCGAGACTTCAGCCAAGGCCGCGACCGCTCCTACAGCCCCGGTCCCCGCGGCGGCCACACCTTCTCTCCCCGTAACTCGAGCGCCAGAGAGCGATCCCCTCTCAGAGGcagcggtggtggcggcgacgacaacgccgagACTATCCAGATCGAGTCgagcctcgtcggccttATCATCGGCCGCCAGGGCGAGAACCTCCGTCGAATTGAGTCCGAGTCTAACTGCCGAGTTCAGTTCCTTCCTTCCAGCGACAACGGCCCCTTCCGCCAATGCAAGATCACTGGTCCCAGAGCACGACGCAGTGAAgtcaaggaggccatcaACCGCATCATTGACGACAGCGGCATGGGCGCCATCAACCGCGGCGCAGCCAACCCCAAGGGCCCGCCTCCCCGCGATCATCGCGCTGGCCCTCCTGGAGGACCTGGAGTCGGTGCCGGAGCTGGTGCCGGAGCTGGTGCTGGAGCGGCAGCTCTgcgagacggcgaggatTGCATGCAGATCATGGTCCCTGATAGAACCGTGGGCCTGATCATCGGTCGTGGCGGCGAGACCATTCGCGACCTGCAAGAGCGCTCTGGCTGCCACATCAACATCGTTGGGGAATCCAAGAGCGTCAACGGCCTTCGACCTGTCAACCTGATCGGCTCCCGCGAGTCGGCTGCCCAGGCCAAGGATCTGATAATGGAGATTGTCGATAGCGACAGCCGAAACGAGGGACAGCCCGCCGCTCCCGCCAAGAAGCCCCCGAGGCAAGACGGCGGTCACCAGAGAGACGCTGGCcctgcaggcggcggcgacaaggtTCATGATGCTATCTATGTTCCTTCCGAAGCGGTTGGCATGATCATTGGCAAGGGAGGCGAGACCATCCGGGACATGCAGAACGGCACTGGATGTAAGATCAACGTTGCTCAGTCTTCTGGCCCCGGCGAGGTCCAGCGAGAGATTGCTCTGATCGGCTCGCGCGATAGCATTGCCCGAGCCAAGCAGGCGATCGAGGAGAAGGTGGACGCAGTG CGCCAGAAGAACTctggaggtggtggtggtggtggcggcggcggtggccgtggTCGCCAGAACCAGGACTATGACAGAAGCTACTCTCAGCAGGCATCTAACCCTCCAGCGTCAGGATCGACTAATCAGCCAGCTGCTCAAGCTCCCGCGGgagccgacggcgccgacccgTACGCGCAGT ACGGAGGATACCAGAACTACCTCGCCCTCTGGTACCAGTCTCTCGTgtatcagcagcagcaaggcGGTGCAGCCGGCCAGCCCGGTTCTCAACCTCCGCCAGGCTCCTCGTAG